The DNA region atttatttaatttttattttatattcactcttttttaagttaattattttttaactgtataaaattattaaaataaatattaaattttattaaatatatataaaaagtaaacaaaataattttattactcataaaatttttactaatttaatttatagatgtttaataaaatttaatatttattttaataattttatataattaaaaaatatttaatttaaggaGGAGTgaatataaactaaaatataaattaaataaatataaaaataatatttaactaaatatgttatattctatatattaattaagaaatctAATATATGATTAAGGCAATTCACATAAATAAACTAAGTTGGAGAAACTCTTACGCAAAAATAACATTGTGAAACTGCAGACGAAAATGCAACAATTACGATTGTATGTAATCCCCGACTCCCTAACGCGGATTCTAAATACACGTAATCTGCTACACCCTGTCGCGGATTACGTTAAGAAGCTGATTtcacataaaccgctacaccctgtagcAGTTTATGAACATATGAGCACAAAGCATATTCTACTACACCCTGTAGTGAATTATGAGGAGAGTGGCTCACTTTGAAACAAATACATGAATACCAGCGTAATAGTAACAACCCATGATGCAAAATGCATAAATTCATACAAATGTAATCGTCATAAGCAATAAGTCGTACAAAAATAATAGCCACCAGGCATTAACACTAACACAAAATAAGTTAACTACATAAGTCATACAAATATAATAGTCACAAGTCATTAAAACTAACAGGAAATAAATAAGTCATAATTCATACAAATATAATGGTCGGAACTAACACAGCGGGCACTACTGCtggtcaccatcatcatcatggtCGCCTCCAAATGGACCAAGTAGGTGCGAGCCTGTGCCACATTGAGTCAGACGCCTAACTCTGGTCGCTCGCCGATCTCTGAGTTGAGCATCCTGTTGCCCAACTCCAAATGCAGATGGCGGCATCCTCCCCATGCCAAACTAAGTGTCGTACGAGCTGCCTGCGGGCTCATTCAGGTCTATCAACAGCTGGGACTCAGGAACCTGGGACGGCACATCTGCTGGCTGTGACCTGTACTCCAGAGGCTCGGATGGACCTCCTGGGATCGGACTCTAGTACTGCTGAACGTCGTCACCCCATATGATCTCAGCAAAATTCGCATAGAACTGTGGCCCAGCTAGCTTATCGTCCAAATCCATGGTGAAAGTAGTGGTAACAAGATCAGTAAACATCTGCATGCTACATTCATTCAATACCTGGGAGCTAGATACATGAGTAAAAGGTGTACCATCCATATTAGCCTCCATAGTGCCACCAGCCTGAGTGTCAGTATGGTGACCACGGGACGATCCAGCCTCGTCATCATGGGGGACGGAAGGTGCTTGTTCAACACGAGCTGCCCATCGTCTAGCACTAGATCGACGCAGGCGATGATCTGCCTGACCTCCGTCATCACCACCACCAAGCTGCTCCTCCTGATTCATGTCGTCAAGCCAACGCCACTCCCGATCAGTGGCACGTGCACCAATGCATCGTCTCTGCTCCACGCATCTGTTATTGGGCATATTCGATGCTGGAACTCTAACGAGGGCCTGGGACGACCTCTGAGTACAGCATCCTTCGGAACTTCAATAGGCCTGGGATTTGCGAATGCAATCCCGGTGACATAATTCTATGTGCAACACGGTACCACCAGTCCAGGAACTTAGCGGCTGGACCAGGATCAGCCACCCTCTGGATACTCAACATAGAGCGAACTGTAGGGGCCTGGATgccaacagaaaagaaaaaatgtcaAAACCCTACGGTCTCAATGTAGGGAATCGCCAAAAGATAGATGACTGTAGCAACTGTAGGGGCCCAGCCAAGTTGGTGACGTTTCTGTTTGCCACCTGTAACACcataattagcctaagccttacctcgtatcgtaaagcaaaggttaatcaaaggttacgacattTCTAAACTTATACATATCATATATAGAAGGAATTAAtaatatctagaagcccgatAAAGAATAtaactcaaaaacaggatttgaaaagcacAAACGTACTAGCGAAGATActaacttaaggcacaagaaacagacgtgatataacaaaatatagtagtataatatcataagaatctagccatgGCTAGCTATATACAGACCATATGTAAAACTAGACAGTAacaacagcttatacaagttttgttctctcaatacaagcctataggccaaaacaaaatacaaaaatgagagatatatatatatactaaataaacAAAAGGACTTCAAAGGTATCCAGATCCTCCGCTCCTGTCACCAATATAACAACTGACCggggtgggttgcgacctgcatctgaaaaacacaatagaaatatggtatgagaaccagaggttctcaatatggtaacagtgcccaatgatgtaggatataagaccccgggacgccaaaggcaatcctagactccatttccatcacaagaattcaagcttaaagcattaTAACCAAATAAGCATAATATGTAAAACCTTAATGAAACTTAAGTCGTAGCACCATaaaagggtaatctaacttagggaATTTCTACTCTAATCAAATACCGCTGTCCTACAGCCTTTACAAACCAATCCGCCAtgcaatcccatcgccaccaccttccgaacctcctcatcCCAGTAAAAGCACAAGTatatacaatacaagtaaaacacaagaagaagcatatatagcaattaatacaaatagcaattagacatgttataaAGATAGGAAAACAatatcaagtcggcaaagcatacaaacaggtagaaaatgcgtatgatgaatgcctgccctactggctgtgatatcacgtTGTcgattcaactgccaacccgacacatctccatggagatgttgccctttGGAATCATGttgtgggaacccccgagatatagtgctcggattaCTATCCAGTGTTTTGTGCCTGTACGCTCTGATGATCTGAAGGGATGTGAGCGGGATCTATTgccaccgacctcacatctaagTGCATGCGGGACGAACCACTGTCTTTacaccgccgccgctacctcgacaggcgggatccaaccttgGCCCCTGCCGAGCGCATAgtgtctcataatctcaatgaaaaagtagtgcagtggttttcaaaaatattttcagtaCAAGATGGATCCATCACTTCATTCAGAGTCCTCGACTCTGTTCAACCACTGTTCGTTCACATTTCAGTTCCTTTATtttcgcatctcattcatcaaccTTTCATCACACATCATTAACCCTTCCCCAATACAACAAAAACCTAGTACTCCATTTGCTAacttttttcaaataataatgtCTAAAACCCTTAAATCTTTTCCCATGTTTGAATATCCAAAAAtatgcccaaaagtcttaaaaactGTCATGGAAGCTTACAACCTCgtcgggaaggtgaaatagttgaaaacaaagcgaAATTTGAGAAACAAGGCGTGTGCGTCCGTACAggggtgtgcatgcgcacgccctgaaaaatttttaaacgtgtgcgtacacacaggtaccAAAACATTCAAAAGCTGTTCACTCGCACGACCTATGCCAGCACCCCCTAACAGAGGCTCATCCAATCAGAACCAATGCGCGTTCAGCCTAGCCAGGTGGTACAACCCAGCCCTCTCCAAGTAAGGTATGATCCTATCATGTAACGGTATATTCTATTGCCTACGAATGCTATAAATACATCGGGTTGGCTACATATTTAGAAATAAAGAACACTTGCTTAATTTCTAACAATGACATCACCAAACCATAGCTTACGTTTCAAGACTTAAACTACCTAGgttttaaaattactaatttaacatCTACAacttaaatttcaaattctctacatttaattttaatttttaaatttcaaattttaaatttcaaattttgattttcaaaaccTAATTTAAACTAAGGTTCTATCTTTCTAATTAATAAATAACTtccttaatattaaataaaatatacatgcATCATcctattgaaagaaaataaagagacttACCTCTTTATTGATGGTTCCGACTACGTGAGCAATGCGGTTGAGCCGGTACAACCGCCATTCATCTTCTATTATTCATCTGCTCCAAGAATAtcctctcctttctctctctaaGTCTCTAGCCACTCTCCTCAAATGAAATCCGCTATTGCCTCACGCGGTTTTTATAGTGAACCACTCTCCTCATAATCCGCTACAGGGTGTAGCAGAATATGCTTTGTACCCATATGTTTATAAACCActacagggtgtagcggtttatgtgaAATCAGCTTCTCAACGTAATCCGCGACAAGGTGTAGCGGATTACGTATATTTGGAATACGCATTAGGGTGTCGCAGATTACATACAATTGGGAATGTTGGATTTTCGTCTGCAGTTTCACAATGTTGTATTTGCGTAAGAGTTTCtccaacttattttatttatgtaaattgtccaaatgtaatatatttaaaaaaatgtaatatatAACAAGAATAATTatgctaaaattaattactaaaattatttgttagtatagaatacacattaaaatataaaatacacattaaaaacaaattaaactatacatatatttatataaaaatatatattaactgattttaatatataaatagcaTTTTTATAACAAGAAACATTCTAATCTAGTGATAGTCAACATCTCTCaatgaacaaaaaattaattgCTACCGTAGCAAAAAGATAGTAACCGAATAATATAGTTCAAAAGGGTgacaatttaataaataatttttaaaataataatattttaattaaaaaaattagaatgatGAATTAtgacttttaattatttattttaaaaaaattatatgtacaGTGATATTATAAAAATTGTAAAACACATAGCGCCATTAGTACAAACGCTTTGTTAGGGTTTTGATATAGCGTCTTCATGAGTTTGTCACTCTTAGTCTTCTTTCTTGGTCTTTTCTCTTTCAAATTTTCTCTCATTTTGTAATTGCttctaatattttcttttcttttttttaaccattctattttttctttcaaactctACTACAATCATTAACTACCCACTTTGTTTTGAATGGAAGGCAAATTCGCCTATTCCTATGAACTTTGTCAAATTTATAAAGTTTGCCGTATGCTTAAACTAACTTCAAATGCTTCAATTTATTCATAAAACAACTTCAAATGTTTGTTGGGAGAGTACTATTCTTACTATACCATTGTTTTCTGTATGCATGTACTACacacaattaaataaataataacttaaacatataatgtttaagaatacacatttttaaaaaattaatataaaagtaCAAAAATTTAATATCATGTCTAAATACATTTACTCTTATTTACTCCTTGCGAAGACAACGATAACATTATTGTTGTTGTCgccaataatattaaaaaaaatcatgtttatTGTCTGTTTAATATTCAACTTTTGAACTTCTCATTCCAAAAATTAAACtagatttttttagaattaagAATTTTGGTCATAGAAAATGTTCTTCCTAAATTAAAGGCACAAATGTATATTTTTGATGAAGTTTGTCGAGGAATTCGATAAACTTTGGTTAATATGCTGAGTTCCCGAGAGAGACACGGTACTGAATTTTTGCCCAGAGATACAACGAACTTGCACCttacaacaaaaataattagattccaaaaaataatctcaAAGTAATTTTtctgcaaaaatattttttttttgtttattcttaAAACAATCCTAAATAGATATTACTCAtctaataaacaaaattaaaaataaaaagttttggcTACTTTTTTCGTAACAATTAATCCGATTAATTaggtaattaattaaaagaacgactctttttatgataatttatttTCCTCACCAACCGTTCATTCTATGAACCTTCATTCTCTTATACAAGAAGTCATCACACACAAACAAAAACCCAAACACCAGCACACACTTAACATAAACAAATAGCCCTCTTACTACCACCATCCGCCATGGATCCAAACTCCAACAAGGAGGTTCTCCGTGAATTCCCCCGCCTCTTCCGCCAGTACAAAGACGGAACCGTCGAGCGATTCATGGGCACTGACACCACCCCTCCCGGCACCGATCCACTCACCAACGCCCAATCTAAAGACGTCACCATCAACCCCCAAACAGGCGTTGCCGCCCGCCTCTACCTCCCACCAAACCCCGCCGGAAAACTCCCTCTCCTCATCTACATCCACGGCGGTGCCTTCTGCATCTGCTCCCCCTTCAATACCACCTACCACCGCCACCTCAACACACTCACCGCCGAGACCAACGCCGTCGTCGTTTCCGTCCACTACCGCCTCGCACCGGAACATCCCCTCCCCACCGCATACGACGACACATGGGAAGCCATACAGTGGACCGCCAAACACGCCGCAGTACACGGAGGCGGCCCTGAGCCCTGGCTCAACGACCACGCGGACTTCTCCCGCGTGTTCTTAGCCGGAGACAGCGCCGGCGCCAACCTTGCTCATAACATGGCCATGCGCGGTGCTGTCGAGGGTTTCGGAGGGTTCACCCTCGACGGCGTCGTTTTGATCCATCCGTACTTCGGTAACGACCAGAGAGATGAACTCACAGAATTTCTTTACCCTTCTTACGGAGGACTAACCGACCCGAAAATCCATCCGGAAAAGGATCCGAACCTATCGGGTTTGGGATGCAGGCGCGTGTTGGTTTTGGTTGCGGAGAAAGATTTcttgagagagagagggaggagtTACTACGAAACGGTTAAGGGAAGCGCGTGGAGTGGGACGGTTGAGATGGTTGAAACTGAAGGAGAAGGACACGTGTTCCATTTGATGAACCCTTCTGCCGAAAAATCTGTGGACCTTGTTAAACAGATTGTTTCCTTCATTAAACAGAGCCAGTGCTAGAGACCCTGCCCTTTATTTTGTTTGTCCTAGCTTGATTATGAGTGAGACCCACAAACTTCAATGCCTTTTGGGTTGTTTCTTTTCCCTGTTTTTTGTGCTGTTATTTGgtatagcaataataataaattgggTGGTCAAATACTGAAATGTGATCTTCTAGTTACTGCTCTATTTCCGTTAGTGGAATCTTGATATCCACTTTTATCGTCCTACATCTTGActtttcttggtattcaagtctCATTATTCTTTTTCAGCTTGTTTTTCAAAATTCGCACTTATATTCTCATCTTATCTCGAGGGTTGAGCAAAAAGTTTTAATATCCCATGAAAAATTAACTGCttttcaaccttttttttt from Arachis hypogaea cultivar Tifrunner chromosome 10, arahy.Tifrunner.gnm2.J5K5, whole genome shotgun sequence includes:
- the LOC112715558 gene encoding probable carboxylesterase 2, whose product is MDPNSNKEVLREFPRLFRQYKDGTVERFMGTDTTPPGTDPLTNAQSKDVTINPQTGVAARLYLPPNPAGKLPLLIYIHGGAFCICSPFNTTYHRHLNTLTAETNAVVVSVHYRLAPEHPLPTAYDDTWEAIQWTAKHAAVHGGGPEPWLNDHADFSRVFLAGDSAGANLAHNMAMRGAVEGFGGFTLDGVVLIHPYFGNDQRDELTEFLYPSYGGLTDPKIHPEKDPNLSGLGCRRVLVLVAEKDFLRERGRSYYETVKGSAWSGTVEMVETEGEGHVFHLMNPSAEKSVDLVKQIVSFIKQSQC